In the Pseudomonas sp. ADAK2 genome, one interval contains:
- a CDS encoding DUF6026 family protein, whose translation MDTIVTARPPQTLYVTIRRDELRQLKDERDTLKNQVAQLRQLLQQQAQLSGQSMPALNA comes from the coding sequence ATGGACACAATCGTTACCGCACGTCCCCCACAAACTCTCTACGTCACGATTCGTCGTGATGAACTGCGCCAATTGAAAGACGAGCGTGACACCTTGAAGAACCAGGTGGCGCAGCTCAGGCAATTGTTGCAGCAACAGGCTCAGCTATCCGGGCAGTCGATGCCTGCGTTGAACGCCTGA
- a CDS encoding phosphoethanolamine transferase CptA, with protein MAVFKRSKTSATGFDWAGFLWLFVFFWYFSGITQLLIQLTGTSGFTGFRQAFVMSAIWLAPMLLFPKRTRLLAALIGVVLWACSMASLGYFFIYQQEFSQSVIFIMFESNISEAGEYMTQYFAWWMVFAFLAHTAFAYFLWTRLRPVYMPRGRALVAATAILVAVVGYPLIKQTARTGSFAGGFEKFETRIEPAVPWQMAVAYHRYLDTLAGMQDMLDNASKIEPLKNLKNTMADQPSTLVLVIGESTNRQRMSLYGYNRETTPELDKLKDQLAIFNNVITPRPYTIEALQQVLTFADEENPDLYLSTPSLVSMMKQAGYKTFWITNQQTMTKRNTMLTTFSEQADEQVYLNNNRNQNAAQYDGDVIEPFNKALGDPAAHKLIVVHLLGTHMSYQYRYPPTFDKFKDRAGVPAGVRDAEVPTYNSYDNAVLYNDFVVSSLIKDYAKVDPNGFLLYLSDHGEDVFDSPGHSTLGRNENKPTAPMYTIPFMAWASPKWRETHDWNFAADLSRPYSSSHLIHTWADMAGLSFDELDRSKSLVSDSFKPRPLMIGNPYERQERPLIDFSLMKPKTAAVPEPAVVKQ; from the coding sequence ATGGCAGTGTTCAAACGCAGCAAAACGTCTGCGACAGGTTTCGATTGGGCCGGGTTCCTCTGGCTGTTTGTGTTCTTCTGGTACTTTTCGGGCATCACCCAACTGCTGATCCAGTTGACCGGGACTTCCGGGTTCACCGGGTTTCGCCAGGCCTTTGTGATGAGCGCAATCTGGCTGGCGCCGATGCTGCTGTTTCCCAAACGTACCCGCCTGTTGGCCGCGCTGATCGGCGTCGTGCTGTGGGCCTGCTCGATGGCCAGCCTGGGCTACTTCTTCATCTATCAGCAGGAGTTTTCCCAGAGCGTCATCTTCATCATGTTCGAGTCGAACATCTCTGAAGCCGGCGAGTACATGACCCAGTACTTTGCCTGGTGGATGGTGTTCGCGTTCCTCGCCCACACCGCGTTCGCCTACTTCCTCTGGACCCGCTTGCGCCCGGTGTACATGCCCCGTGGCCGCGCACTGGTCGCCGCGACCGCGATTCTGGTGGCCGTGGTCGGTTATCCGCTGATCAAGCAAACCGCGCGCACCGGCAGTTTTGCCGGCGGTTTCGAGAAGTTCGAAACCCGCATCGAGCCGGCCGTGCCGTGGCAGATGGCCGTGGCCTATCACCGTTACCTCGACACCCTGGCCGGCATGCAAGACATGCTCGACAATGCCAGCAAGATCGAGCCGCTGAAAAACCTCAAGAACACCATGGCCGACCAGCCATCGACCCTGGTGCTGGTGATCGGTGAGTCCACCAACCGCCAGCGCATGAGCCTGTACGGTTACAACCGGGAAACCACCCCGGAACTGGACAAGCTCAAGGATCAACTGGCGATTTTCAATAACGTCATCACCCCGCGCCCCTACACCATCGAAGCGCTGCAACAGGTGCTGACCTTCGCCGACGAAGAGAATCCGGACCTGTACCTGTCGACACCGTCGCTGGTCAGCATGATGAAGCAGGCGGGCTACAAGACCTTCTGGATCACCAACCAGCAGACCATGACCAAGCGCAACACCATGCTCACCACGTTCTCCGAACAGGCCGACGAGCAGGTGTACCTGAACAACAACCGCAACCAGAACGCCGCCCAGTACGATGGCGACGTGATCGAGCCGTTCAACAAGGCCCTGGGTGACCCGGCGGCGCACAAGTTGATCGTCGTGCATCTGCTCGGTACGCACATGAGCTACCAGTACCGTTACCCGCCGACCTTCGACAAGTTCAAGGATCGCGCCGGGGTTCCGGCCGGTGTACGCGACGCCGAAGTGCCGACCTACAACAGCTATGACAACGCGGTGCTGTACAACGACTTCGTGGTGTCGAGCCTGATCAAGGACTACGCCAAGGTCGATCCGAACGGCTTCCTGCTGTACCTCTCCGACCACGGTGAAGACGTGTTCGACTCCCCGGGCCACAGCACCCTGGGGCGTAACGAGAACAAGCCGACCGCGCCGATGTACACCATTCCGTTCATGGCCTGGGCCTCGCCAAAATGGCGTGAAACCCACGACTGGAACTTTGCCGCCGACCTGAGCCGCCCTTACAGCAGCTCGCACTTGATCCACACCTGGGCTGACATGGCCGGGTTGAGTTTCGATGAACTGGACCGCAGCAAAAGCCTGGTCAGCGACAGCTTCAAGCCACGACCGCTGATGATCGGCAACCCATATGAACGCCAGGAACGTCCGCTGATCGATTTCAGTTTGATGAAGCCGAAAACTGCGGCGGTTCCAGAGCCGGCAGTGGTCAAGCAGTAA
- a CDS encoding TonB-dependent siderophore receptor, with the protein MFAPITRSMTLTLGLCSAALSPDLLAETEPDKDPATSALELTATNVTAEGLGSTTENTQSYTTGAMSTATRLNLSIKETPQSVSVVTRQQMDDFKLGTLSEAMSQTTGVVVQHNDSDRVSYSSRGYTINNFQIDGMLNTFGRMKSDSDTIIYDRIEVVRGATGLTTGAGDPSATINMVRKRPTAQWQAQTGVSGGSYDDYYSYVDVGGPLAFDGRLRGRSVLAYRDSQSFRDHYQMQREVGYGVLEADLTDDTVLAVGYDYQDKQVQGTSWGTVPYWNAAGGKANLGRSTNMATSWSSWPLRDKTAFANLDQQLGGGWHLKAAYTHRESDTDGKVYYGGGGFPNDDRSGMSAYRGHMVGTQKMKTYDFNVAGPYALFGREHELMFGYGEAERSAESPYAVEGATPAGYDNIADWKYMGGIAKFPDTVTGLNGSSDNTRQKAGYLATRLNLTDRFHAVLGSRYGSWKASENTKTYDNSLQLTGVETTSQQHSDIWTPYAGLLYDLTPEYTVYVSYTDIFKPQDNRDANRKYLDPVVGSNYELGLKGSLLDERLNVATALFWSKQDNVAEVDDSVPPNPVTGKEFYKSGGKGQKVQGFEVEVSGEVMTDWNMTAGYTYTHAANGEKQRANTTQPLNMLRLSTAYRLPGDWHALTVGGAVNWQSDIWGNSNRPVGRNAEGGLVTEPTKIRQEAYSVVKLMSRYEFDKHLSASLNVDNLFDKKYYDNVGFYNGVFWGDPRTVTLSLDWKL; encoded by the coding sequence ATGTTCGCGCCTATTACCCGTTCCATGACCTTGACCCTCGGGCTGTGCAGTGCAGCCCTGAGCCCTGATCTGCTGGCCGAAACCGAGCCCGACAAGGACCCGGCTACCAGCGCCCTGGAGCTCACCGCCACCAACGTCACCGCCGAAGGCCTGGGCAGCACCACCGAAAACACCCAGTCCTACACCACCGGTGCCATGAGCACCGCCACGCGGTTGAACCTGTCGATCAAGGAAACCCCGCAATCAGTGTCCGTGGTCACTCGCCAGCAAATGGACGACTTCAAACTCGGCACGCTGTCCGAAGCGATGAGCCAGACGACCGGCGTGGTGGTCCAGCACAATGACTCGGACCGGGTCAGCTATTCATCCCGTGGCTACACGATCAACAACTTCCAGATTGACGGGATGCTCAATACCTTCGGGCGGATGAAGTCTGACTCCGACACCATCATCTACGACCGCATCGAAGTGGTTCGCGGCGCCACCGGGTTGACCACCGGCGCCGGCGACCCGTCGGCCACCATCAACATGGTGCGCAAGCGTCCGACCGCACAATGGCAAGCCCAGACCGGCGTCAGTGGCGGCAGCTATGACGATTACTACAGTTACGTGGACGTCGGCGGTCCGTTGGCGTTCGACGGACGTTTGCGCGGGCGCAGCGTGCTGGCCTACCGCGACAGTCAGTCGTTCCGCGACCACTACCAGATGCAGCGGGAAGTCGGCTACGGCGTGCTCGAAGCCGATCTCACCGACGACACCGTGCTGGCGGTGGGTTACGACTATCAGGACAAACAGGTCCAGGGCACGTCCTGGGGCACCGTGCCGTACTGGAATGCTGCCGGTGGCAAGGCCAACCTCGGGCGTTCGACCAACATGGCGACTTCCTGGAGCTCATGGCCATTGAGGGACAAAACAGCTTTCGCCAACCTCGACCAGCAACTGGGCGGCGGCTGGCACCTCAAGGCGGCCTACACCCACCGTGAGAGCGATACCGACGGCAAGGTCTACTACGGCGGTGGCGGGTTCCCGAATGACGACCGCAGCGGCATGAGCGCCTACCGTGGCCACATGGTCGGCACGCAGAAAATGAAAACCTATGACTTCAACGTCGCTGGCCCTTACGCGTTGTTCGGGCGCGAGCACGAGCTGATGTTCGGCTACGGCGAAGCCGAACGCAGTGCCGAGTCGCCGTACGCCGTGGAAGGCGCCACACCCGCAGGCTACGACAACATTGCCGACTGGAAATACATGGGCGGTATCGCCAAGTTCCCCGACACCGTCACCGGCCTCAACGGCTCATCGGACAACACCCGGCAGAAGGCCGGCTACCTGGCCACCCGCCTCAACCTGACCGACCGCTTTCACGCGGTGCTCGGCAGTCGGTACGGTAGCTGGAAAGCCTCGGAAAACACCAAGACCTACGATAACAGCCTGCAATTGACCGGCGTCGAGACCACGTCGCAGCAACACAGTGATATCTGGACGCCATACGCCGGGCTGCTCTACGACCTCACACCCGAGTACACCGTGTACGTCAGCTACACCGACATCTTCAAACCCCAGGACAACCGCGATGCCAATCGCAAATACCTGGACCCGGTGGTCGGCAGCAACTATGAACTGGGCCTCAAGGGCAGCTTGCTGGATGAACGCCTGAACGTCGCCACGGCGCTGTTCTGGAGCAAGCAGGACAACGTCGCCGAAGTGGACGATTCGGTGCCACCAAACCCGGTGACGGGCAAGGAATTCTACAAGTCCGGGGGCAAGGGGCAGAAGGTCCAGGGCTTCGAAGTCGAAGTATCCGGCGAAGTCATGACCGACTGGAACATGACCGCCGGCTACACCTACACCCACGCGGCCAACGGCGAAAAGCAGCGGGCCAACACCACTCAACCGCTGAACATGTTGCGCCTGTCCACGGCCTATCGCCTGCCCGGCGACTGGCATGCGCTGACCGTGGGCGGCGCGGTGAATTGGCAGAGCGATATCTGGGGCAACTCCAATCGCCCGGTCGGACGCAATGCCGAGGGTGGCCTGGTCACCGAACCCACGAAGATCCGCCAGGAGGCCTACAGCGTGGTCAAGTTGATGTCGCGTTACGAGTTCGACAAGCACCTGTCGGCCTCGCTGAACGTCGATAACCTGTTCGACAAAAAGTATTACGACAACGTCGGCTTTTATAACGGTGTGTTCTGGGGCGACCCGCGCACCGTGACGCTCAGCCTGGACTGGAAACTCTGA
- a CDS encoding GNAT family N-acetyltransferase, which produces MESAEILVLQASYTNPVHAEAICLVLNHYAEDPMGGGEPLSADVLQQLPAELAKRPYAFSVLAFVGGEPAGLVNCFEGFSTFACRPLVNVHDVAVVAKFRGLGLSQKMLQKVEEIARQRGCCKITLEVLEGNAVAQASYAKFGFAAGMFDPAHGRMLFWIKSL; this is translated from the coding sequence ATGGAATCCGCAGAAATACTTGTCCTTCAGGCCAGCTACACCAACCCGGTGCATGCCGAAGCCATTTGCCTGGTGTTGAACCACTACGCCGAAGACCCGATGGGCGGTGGCGAGCCGCTTTCAGCCGATGTCCTGCAGCAACTGCCGGCGGAACTGGCCAAGCGTCCTTATGCGTTCAGCGTGCTCGCGTTCGTCGGCGGTGAACCGGCGGGGCTGGTCAATTGCTTTGAAGGGTTTTCAACCTTTGCCTGCCGACCGTTGGTCAACGTGCACGACGTGGCGGTGGTGGCAAAGTTTCGCGGTTTGGGGCTGAGCCAGAAGATGCTGCAAAAGGTCGAAGAAATCGCCCGCCAACGCGGTTGCTGCAAAATCACCCTCGAAGTCCTGGAAGGCAACGCCGTGGCCCAGGCGTCCTACGCCAAGTTCGGCTTTGCCGCCGGCATGTTCGACCCGGCCCATGGCCGCATGTTGTTCTGGATCAAGTCGCTGTAA
- a CDS encoding DinB family protein, which produces MTQPLSHHLLTMAYQNAWANHRLAKAWGQLSAAELTAARVSFFPSICATLNHILTCDWFYVDALERELRGDVPHPDCYVFFNDEQPFTVGADLKREQVQVDRRLIAYCEQLRDADLGRLVTIARDTPQHDSRLRMLSHLFEHQIHHRGQVHGMLSGTSVKPPQLDEFFSAGESGLRAEDFAELGWTEELIWGH; this is translated from the coding sequence ATGACTCAACCCCTGTCTCACCATTTGCTGACCATGGCCTACCAGAATGCCTGGGCCAACCACCGACTGGCCAAGGCCTGGGGTCAGTTGAGCGCGGCGGAATTGACGGCGGCGCGGGTCAGTTTCTTCCCCAGTATCTGCGCCACCCTCAACCATATCCTGACCTGCGACTGGTTTTATGTGGACGCCTTGGAGCGCGAGCTGCGCGGTGATGTGCCGCATCCCGATTGCTACGTGTTTTTCAACGACGAGCAACCGTTTACCGTGGGCGCCGACCTCAAGCGTGAGCAGGTTCAGGTGGATCGTCGGCTGATCGCCTATTGCGAGCAATTGCGCGACGCCGACCTCGGGCGACTCGTGACCATCGCCCGGGACACGCCGCAACACGACAGTCGTCTGCGCATGCTCTCGCATCTGTTCGAACACCAGATTCATCATCGGGGGCAGGTGCATGGGATGCTCAGTGGCACGTCGGTGAAGCCGCCGCAATTGGATGAGTTTTTCAGTGCCGGGGAGTCGGGACTACGGGCCGAGGATTTTGCCGAGTTGGGTTGGACCGAAGAATTGATTTGGGGTCACTAA
- the zapE gene encoding cell division protein ZapE encodes MTFDSPLSAWQYAIEHKGFIQDEAQEHAVWALQKCHESLHEGRKPITGVYLWGPVGRGKTWLMDQFYESLRVPARRQHFHHFMGWVHQRSFQLTGTADPLKALARELAKEVRVLCFDELFVNDIGDAIILGRLFQVMFEEGVVVVSTSNQPPDQLYADGFNRDRFTPAIEAIKQHMQVIAVDGGEDHRLHPGAALQRYWVGALDEPSGLAEAFKALTAGQSVSSDPIQVGYRSVHVVQASASVLWCRYADLCEQPFAAMDFMALCDTFSAILMSEVPNLSAQKREGRIARGTEDGVERVVAGDRELPQLSVHDDGVRRFIALVDECYDRKVPLYLEAQVPMEALYTEGYLEFPFRRTLSRLQEMQLQRFAEA; translated from the coding sequence ATGACTTTCGATTCCCCGTTAAGCGCCTGGCAGTACGCCATTGAACACAAAGGCTTCATCCAGGACGAAGCCCAGGAACATGCCGTCTGGGCCCTGCAAAAGTGTCACGAATCCCTGCACGAAGGACGCAAGCCAATCACCGGCGTTTACCTGTGGGGCCCGGTCGGTCGGGGCAAGACCTGGTTGATGGACCAGTTCTACGAAAGCCTGCGGGTGCCGGCCCGGCGTCAGCACTTCCACCATTTCATGGGCTGGGTACATCAGCGCTCGTTCCAGTTGACCGGCACCGCCGACCCACTCAAAGCCCTGGCTCGCGAGTTGGCCAAGGAGGTCCGGGTGCTGTGTTTCGATGAGTTGTTCGTCAACGACATCGGCGACGCGATCATTCTCGGCCGCTTGTTCCAAGTCATGTTCGAAGAAGGCGTGGTGGTGGTGAGTACCTCCAACCAGCCGCCGGACCAGTTGTATGCCGATGGCTTCAACCGCGACCGTTTTACCCCGGCCATCGAAGCGATCAAGCAGCACATGCAGGTGATTGCGGTGGATGGCGGCGAAGATCATCGCCTGCATCCCGGCGCAGCGTTGCAGCGCTATTGGGTGGGGGCGCTGGATGAGCCCAGCGGGTTGGCCGAAGCGTTCAAGGCCCTGACGGCCGGGCAGTCGGTGTCCAGCGATCCGATCCAGGTCGGCTATCGCAGCGTCCACGTCGTGCAGGCCAGCGCCTCGGTGCTGTGGTGTCGTTACGCCGACCTCTGTGAGCAACCGTTTGCCGCCATGGACTTCATGGCCCTGTGCGACACCTTCAGCGCTATTCTGATGAGTGAAGTGCCCAACCTCAGCGCGCAGAAGCGTGAAGGGCGGATCGCCAGGGGCACCGAAGATGGCGTGGAGCGGGTGGTGGCCGGCGACCGTGAGCTGCCGCAGTTGTCGGTGCACGACGATGGCGTACGGCGCTTCATCGCGTTGGTGGACGAATGCTACGACCGCAAGGTGCCGTTGTACCTCGAAGCCCAGGTGCCGATGGAGGCCTTGTACACCGAGGGTTACCTGGAATTCCCGTTCCGCCGCACCCTCAGTCGCTTGCAGGAAATGCAGTTGCAACGGTTTGCCGAAGCTTGA
- a CDS encoding nuclear transport factor 2 family protein, whose translation MSSPAASLAPAIAAYIAAANARDTSRVASFFAEDANVFDEGEHQVGPQAIAQWMQDTAQRYQPRVEVLDVQLRTGKVLVHNLISGTFPGSPLELRYTFRLNEQGKIARLDISL comes from the coding sequence ATGTCTAGTCCAGCCGCTTCACTGGCCCCGGCCATCGCCGCTTACATCGCCGCCGCCAATGCCCGTGACACCTCGCGGGTCGCCAGTTTCTTCGCCGAGGATGCCAATGTCTTCGATGAAGGCGAGCATCAGGTCGGCCCCCAGGCCATCGCCCAATGGATGCAAGACACCGCGCAACGCTACCAGCCACGGGTCGAGGTACTCGATGTTCAACTGCGCACCGGCAAGGTGCTGGTTCACAACCTGATTTCCGGGACATTTCCCGGCAGCCCGCTGGAATTGCGCTACACGTTTCGCTTGAACGAGCAGGGCAAGATTGCCCGGTTGGACATTTCGTTGTGA
- a CDS encoding helix-turn-helix transcriptional regulator: MSRTTRLLTLLQVLRGKSRPVTAATLASELEISERTLYRDIAELTALGAPIYGEAGIGYVLRSGLFLPPLMLNADETEAIVLGLRYVDQRGDEVLSKAAADALAKIAAVLAPEALEALHNPTVLPGPSGYGFAQNAVPLNVFRQAIRNQAKLHIDYADANQVPTQRLIWPLALGFLNEVRIIVAWCELRSAYRTFRTDRISTASEQGERYPGRRSDLLRTWRKQMQLDEAGRFTPDKN, from the coding sequence GTGTCGCGAACCACTCGTTTACTGACCTTGCTCCAAGTGTTGCGCGGGAAAAGCCGACCGGTGACCGCCGCGACCCTGGCCAGCGAACTGGAGATCTCCGAACGCACGCTGTACCGCGACATCGCCGAGCTCACGGCCCTCGGCGCGCCGATCTATGGCGAGGCGGGGATTGGTTACGTGTTACGCAGCGGCCTGTTTCTGCCGCCATTGATGCTCAACGCCGACGAAACCGAAGCCATCGTGCTGGGTTTGCGTTATGTCGATCAGCGTGGCGATGAGGTGTTGAGCAAGGCGGCGGCGGATGCGCTGGCGAAGATTGCTGCGGTATTGGCGCCTGAGGCATTGGAGGCGTTACACAACCCGACGGTATTGCCTGGCCCGTCAGGTTACGGCTTTGCGCAAAACGCGGTGCCGTTGAATGTGTTTCGCCAGGCCATTCGCAATCAAGCCAAGCTGCACATCGATTACGCCGATGCCAATCAGGTGCCGACCCAGCGCTTGATCTGGCCCTTGGCGCTGGGCTTTCTCAACGAAGTGCGGATCATCGTCGCCTGGTGCGAGTTACGCAGCGCCTATCGGACCTTTCGCACCGACCGGATTTCAACCGCGAGCGAGCAGGGCGAGCGTTATCCCGGCCGGCGCAGCGACCTGTTGCGCACCTGGCGCAAGCAGATGCAACTGGATGAAGCCGGGCGCTTCACTCCTGACAAGAACTGA
- a CDS encoding aldo/keto reductase, producing MHYKVFGRKTGLRVSELALGAGNFGTGWGHGAERDEAKRIFDGYLEAGGNFIDTANGYQGGESEGMLSEFIAAERDRLVIATKFTMGTERTANISFTGNNRKNMVRAAEESLKRLKTDHIDLFWAHISDGVTPMEEILRGFDDLVRAGKIHYAGLSNFPAWRIARADVLAEVRGFSPIAAIQTEYSLAERTAERELLPMAEALGLAATLWSPLGGGFLTGKYRTNDENNRAAKLGMLIHSEKSARETALLDTLLAVAAEMESSPTHVAIAWLREKAKRSTTALIPILGSRTREQLDATLGALNVQLSDEQLARLDGSSDVEPGVPHAMIAGSVARYTGVETLDLPKIPVA from the coding sequence ATGCATTACAAAGTCTTTGGCCGTAAAACCGGCTTGCGGGTTTCGGAACTGGCGCTGGGCGCCGGCAACTTCGGCACCGGTTGGGGCCACGGCGCCGAGCGCGATGAAGCCAAGCGGATTTTCGACGGCTACCTGGAAGCCGGCGGCAACTTCATCGACACCGCCAATGGCTATCAGGGCGGCGAATCGGAAGGCATGCTCAGCGAGTTCATTGCTGCCGAGCGCGATCGTTTGGTGATCGCCACCAAATTCACCATGGGCACTGAGCGCACGGCCAATATTTCTTTCACCGGTAACAACCGCAAGAACATGGTCCGCGCCGCCGAAGAAAGCCTCAAACGCCTGAAAACCGATCACATCGACCTGTTCTGGGCGCACATCAGCGACGGCGTGACGCCGATGGAAGAAATCCTTCGTGGCTTCGACGACCTGGTGCGCGCCGGCAAGATTCACTACGCCGGCCTGTCGAACTTCCCGGCCTGGCGCATCGCTCGCGCTGACGTACTGGCTGAAGTACGTGGTTTCTCGCCGATTGCCGCGATCCAGACCGAATACAGCCTGGCCGAACGCACCGCTGAACGAGAATTACTGCCGATGGCCGAAGCCCTGGGTCTGGCGGCAACCTTATGGTCCCCGCTGGGCGGCGGCTTCCTCACCGGCAAGTACCGCACCAACGATGAAAACAACCGCGCGGCCAAACTCGGCATGTTGATCCACAGCGAGAAAAGCGCCCGGGAAACCGCCCTGCTCGACACCTTGCTGGCGGTAGCCGCCGAAATGGAGTCGAGCCCGACCCATGTGGCGATTGCCTGGTTGCGCGAGAAAGCCAAGCGTTCGACCACCGCGCTGATTCCGATTCTGGGTTCGCGCACCCGTGAACAGTTGGACGCTACGTTGGGCGCATTGAACGTGCAGTTGAGTGACGAGCAGTTGGCGCGGCTGGATGGCAGCAGCGATGTGGAACCGGGCGTGCCACACGCCATGATCGCCGGGTCGGTGGCGCGGTATACCGGGGTTGAGACCCTGGATTTGCCGAAGATTCCGGTGGCCTGA
- the speB gene encoding agmatinase, with protein MDVPVQNDQAMTRDSLYGTAAESTYAGITSFMRRRYSRDLRGVDVAVSGVPFDTATSNRPGARFGPRGIRAASTGIAWERHWPWTFDPFDHLAVIDYGDCDFDYGTPHSIPESIEAHAEHILNAGSAMLTFGGDHFITYPLLKAHARKHGTLSLIHFDAHSDTWPDEEGKRVDHGTMFWHAAKEGLVDPSRSVQIGLRTTNDDHMGFQVLDARQVHRQGGEAIVEAIRARVGDNPVYLTFDIDCLDPAFAPGTGTPVCGGLSTVQALEILGGLRGINLVGMDVVEVAPAYDSADITSLAAATLAMEMLCLYAAKHKVDR; from the coding sequence ATGGATGTCCCTGTGCAAAACGACCAGGCCATGACCCGCGACAGCCTCTACGGGACTGCCGCCGAAAGCACCTACGCCGGTATCACCAGTTTCATGCGCCGACGTTACAGCCGTGACTTGCGCGGTGTGGATGTCGCAGTCAGCGGTGTGCCGTTCGACACCGCTACCAGCAACCGCCCAGGCGCACGTTTCGGACCGCGGGGCATTCGTGCCGCGTCCACCGGGATCGCCTGGGAACGTCATTGGCCGTGGACCTTCGATCCGTTCGATCATTTGGCGGTGATTGACTACGGCGATTGCGACTTTGATTACGGCACGCCGCACTCGATCCCGGAAAGCATCGAAGCCCACGCCGAACACATTCTGAACGCCGGCAGCGCGATGCTCACGTTCGGTGGCGACCACTTCATCACGTATCCGCTGCTCAAGGCCCATGCCCGCAAGCACGGCACCTTGTCGCTGATCCACTTCGACGCCCACAGCGACACCTGGCCGGACGAAGAGGGCAAGCGGGTCGATCACGGCACGATGTTTTGGCACGCGGCCAAGGAAGGGTTGGTGGACCCGTCGCGTTCGGTGCAGATCGGCTTGCGCACCACCAATGATGATCACATGGGTTTTCAGGTGCTGGACGCACGGCAGGTGCATCGCCAGGGTGGCGAGGCGATTGTCGAGGCGATTCGGGCGCGGGTCGGTGACAACCCGGTGTACCTGACGTTTGATATCGACTGCCTGGACCCGGCGTTCGCTCCGGGCACCGGAACGCCAGTGTGCGGCGGATTGAGCACGGTGCAGGCGCTGGAGATTCTTGGTGGCTTGCGCGGGATCAATCTGGTGGGCATGGACGTGGTGGAAGTGGCCCCGGCCTATGACAGCGCGGACATTACTTCACTGGCGGCGGCGACGTTGGCCATGGAAATGCTGTGTTTGTATGCGGCGAAGCATAAGGTTGATCGTTGA
- a CDS encoding polyamine ABC transporter substrate-binding protein, with protein sequence MAPLFKLCFPALLLAMAVSAQAEDKVVNLYSWADYVAPETLQRFEQETGIHVRYDTFDAPEVLETKLLTGGSGYDVVVPSSSVLARGLAAGALKAIPHEGLKGYANLDPDLLEKLSAVDPGNRYGVPYTWGTLGLGMNVEAVKQRLPDVPLNSLDLLFKPEYASKLKDCGISIIDSPQEVIGLALHYLGKDPYSTDQKDLSAAEALLHQLQPNVLYVATGRQISDLANGSVCLALTYNGDASMAADQARKANKPYEVAYRIPKEGTLVWQDNLAIPKDAPHPEAARQFIEFMLRPESVAALTNTLFFATANTAATPLVDEAVRTDPDIYPLADVRDRLYADRSMSLKDMRQRTRLWTTFRSRQ encoded by the coding sequence ATGGCTCCTCTCTTCAAGCTGTGTTTCCCCGCGCTGTTACTCGCCATGGCCGTGTCTGCCCAGGCTGAGGACAAGGTCGTCAACCTCTACAGTTGGGCCGATTACGTGGCGCCCGAAACCCTGCAGCGCTTCGAACAGGAAACCGGTATTCACGTGCGCTACGACACGTTCGATGCCCCCGAAGTGCTGGAAACCAAATTGCTTACCGGCGGCAGTGGCTATGACGTGGTGGTGCCGTCCTCCAGCGTTCTGGCCCGTGGTTTGGCGGCGGGCGCGTTGAAGGCGATTCCTCACGAAGGCCTTAAGGGCTACGCCAACCTCGACCCGGACTTGCTGGAAAAACTCTCCGCCGTCGATCCCGGCAACCGCTACGGCGTGCCTTACACCTGGGGCACTTTGGGTCTGGGGATGAATGTCGAAGCAGTGAAACAGCGCCTGCCAGACGTGCCGCTGAACAGCCTCGACTTGCTGTTCAAGCCCGAATACGCCAGCAAATTGAAAGACTGCGGGATTTCGATCATTGATTCGCCGCAAGAAGTGATCGGCCTGGCGCTGCATTACCTCGGTAAAGATCCCTACAGCACCGACCAGAAAGATCTGTCAGCCGCCGAGGCGTTGTTGCATCAGCTCCAGCCGAATGTGTTGTACGTCGCCACCGGCCGGCAGATCAGTGATTTGGCCAACGGCAGCGTGTGCCTGGCGCTGACCTATAACGGTGACGCGAGCATGGCCGCCGATCAGGCGCGCAAGGCCAACAAACCTTACGAAGTGGCGTACCGCATTCCGAAGGAAGGCACGCTGGTGTGGCAGGACAACTTGGCGATTCCCAAAGACGCGCCACACCCCGAAGCCGCGCGTCAGTTCATCGAATTCATGCTGCGCCCCGAATCCGTCGCCGCACTGACCAACACCCTGTTTTTTGCCACCGCCAATACCGCCGCCACGCCGCTGGTAGATGAAGCAGTGCGTACAGACCCGGATATCTACCCATTGGCCGACGTTCGCGACCGCTTGTACGCCGACCGCAGCATGAGCCTCAAGGACATGCGTCAGCGCACCCGCCTGTGGACCACTTTCCGTAGCCGCCAATAA